The Astyanax mexicanus isolate ESR-SI-001 chromosome 12, AstMex3_surface, whole genome shotgun sequence genome window below encodes:
- the dgcr6 gene encoding protein DGCR6 isoform X1, translating into MELYSGLYGEPADPTKQQERHYYLLSELQSLAKDLPSSFQQRLSYTTLSDLAQALIDGTVYEIVQGLLDIQHLTEKNLYNQRQKLHSEHRVLKQDLLRKHRLALQSCKSHNVTVLKTNQKAETEALEQRVKDEQRMMDEKIIAEIDQKVIDQQNTLEKAGVPGFYITTNPQEVTMQMNLLELILKLQQKEEKSGTLP; encoded by the exons ATGGAGCTGTACTCGGGTTTATACGGAGAGCCCGCAGACCCGACTAAACAGCAGGAGAGACACTACTACCTGCTGTCTGAACTACAGAGCCTGGCCAAAGACCTGCCCAG CTCTTTTCAGCAGCGTTTGTCCTACACTACACTGAGTGATCTGGCTCAGGCTCTTATAGACGGAACCGTGTATGAGATCGTCCAGGGTCTGCTGGACATTCAGCACCTGACTGAGAAGAATCTCTACAATCAAAGGCAAAAGCTGCACAGCGAGCACAGAG TACTAAAACAGGACCTGTTGCGGAAACACCGACTGGCCCTGCAGAGCTGCAAATCTCACAACGTGACTGTgcttaaaacaaaccagaaagcAGAAACAGAG GCTCTGGAGCAGCGTGTCAAGGATGAGCAGCGAATGATGGATGAGAAGATCATAGCAGAGATTGACCAGAAGGTCATAGACCAACAGAACACACTGGAGAAAGCAGGAGTGCCTGGATTCTACATCACAACCAACCCACAG GAAGTGACGATGCAGATGAACCTACTGGAGTTGATCTTGAAGCTACAGCAAAAAGAGGAGAAATCAGGAACTCTGCCTTGA
- the dgcr6 gene encoding protein DGCR6 isoform X2: protein MEFSKKHSFQQRLSYTTLSDLAQALIDGTVYEIVQGLLDIQHLTEKNLYNQRQKLHSEHRVLKQDLLRKHRLALQSCKSHNVTVLKTNQKAETEALEQRVKDEQRMMDEKIIAEIDQKVIDQQNTLEKAGVPGFYITTNPQEVTMQMNLLELILKLQQKEEKSGTLP, encoded by the exons atggagttcagcaaaaaaca CTCTTTTCAGCAGCGTTTGTCCTACACTACACTGAGTGATCTGGCTCAGGCTCTTATAGACGGAACCGTGTATGAGATCGTCCAGGGTCTGCTGGACATTCAGCACCTGACTGAGAAGAATCTCTACAATCAAAGGCAAAAGCTGCACAGCGAGCACAGAG TACTAAAACAGGACCTGTTGCGGAAACACCGACTGGCCCTGCAGAGCTGCAAATCTCACAACGTGACTGTgcttaaaacaaaccagaaagcAGAAACAGAG GCTCTGGAGCAGCGTGTCAAGGATGAGCAGCGAATGATGGATGAGAAGATCATAGCAGAGATTGACCAGAAGGTCATAGACCAACAGAACACACTGGAGAAAGCAGGAGTGCCTGGATTCTACATCACAACCAACCCACAG GAAGTGACGATGCAGATGAACCTACTGGAGTTGATCTTGAAGCTACAGCAAAAAGAGGAGAAATCAGGAACTCTGCCTTGA